The Acropora muricata isolate sample 2 chromosome 5, ASM3666990v1, whole genome shotgun sequence genome includes a window with the following:
- the LOC136917792 gene encoding uncharacterized protein, protein MSLCHRIKRFCALFFKNFWTDKRKEDSLGSKKSEESCNGSRQLALQCATGGNQAAAEVSGKHSQNGGLVSHGVTFSCQEEKETFDTKMEEMQSIFLKELMEIKRQHERLKVGRVILRRRFSELEHILQTDLKTSFTLAELKTVTEDPALSSAELQLLNEMEEILEKLEKEQEELLSLEKYLEIELHERTFYPEPVLPRHRKIEDEFSKRMKEEGGLRYKSFDETDQVITYRCLPPPLSLDQLLENNR, encoded by the coding sequence ATGTCGCTCTGTCATAGAATCAAACGGTTTTGTGCGCTGTTCTTTAAGAATTTCTGGACTGATAAGAGAAAGGAGGATTCTTTGGGCAGTAAAAAATCGGAAGAATCGTGCAACGGATCGAGGCAGCTAGCATTGCAATGTGCAACAGGAGGAAATCAGGCCGCAGCTGAGGTGAGCGGTAAACACTCACAGAATGGAGGTTTAGTTTCTCATGGAGTAACTTTCTCATGTcaagaagagaaagaaacaTTCGACACTAAAATGGAAGAAATGCAATCAATATTCTTAAAGGAACTTATGGAGATAAAAAGACAACACGAACGACTCAAGGTTGGAAGAGTTATCTTACGACGAAGGTTTTCCGAATTGGAGCATATTTTGCAAACAGACTTGAAGACCTCGTTCACGCTAGCCGAGCTTAAAACAGTAACCGAAGACCCAGCGTTATCCAGTGCGGAATTGCAGCTTTTGAATGAGATGGAGGAGATTTTGGAGAAacttgaaaaagagcaagaggAGCTCCTTTCACTggaaaaatatttggaaattgAACTGCATGAAAGGACATTTTATCCCGAACCTGTTTTGCCACGCCACAGAAAAATTGAGGACGAATTCTCCAAGAGAATGAAAGAAGAGGGTGGCTTGAGATACAAAAGCTTTGACGAGACCGACCAGGTTATAACTTATCGCTGTCTCCCACCCCCTCTGTCTTTGGACCAGCTATTGGAAAATAATAGGTGA
- the LOC136917791 gene encoding vesicular inhibitory amino acid transporter-like → MTMTVNCEKVELDVESCDTRPKKKENFPAEENLVSTFATFWNISNTIQGLPILVIPYAIRNGGYLAVITLFLVAAASNYTAKTIVECLYQRDSKSGKRTRVRSSYADVGDAFLPKIGGHLVLFTQFFQLLVVASVYPLLVGRLLAKSFPHIPVPCWLWTITGGFLFLPNIFLRNLSQVAWTSVLTVLSAKIIFITVFTYSIYQFHKWELNSLNQLDASTFPSALGILVASYLSQPFVPLIEGSMRYKEKFNFLMNLSYGIMTLLNVIIGLVAYMSFHPNTAEVVTNNLPEGSFRRAVNVMAAILSFTSYTLPMFTIFEIVENSNISYLPRDFGKSFFSPSVVIFRASLISASIVFAASFPAYTYFLAFVGSIAGISLEFIFPPLFHIKLYSQELSWSNIVLDVVVFSVGACASVTGAYFSGRSMIHTYNQPVKNQCS, encoded by the coding sequence ATGACAATGACGGTCAACTGCGAAAAAGTGGAACTGGACGTGGAAAGCTGTGATACAAGACCTAAGAAGAAGGAAAATTTTCCAGCAGAAGAAAATCTGGTCTCTACCTTTGCGACGTTTTGGAATATAAGCAACACTATTCAAGGACTGCCGATTCTTGTAATCCCTTACGCGATAAGAAATGGCGGCTACTTAGCTGTAATCACTCTTTTTCTGGTTGCCGCTGCGTCGAATTACACAGCAAAGACAATTGTTGAGTGCCTTTACCAAAGGGATTCCAAATCTGGTAAACGAACACGCGTGCGCAGTTCTTACGCGGATGTGGGTGACGCTTTCTTACCAAAGATTGGAGGCCATCTTGTTCTTTTTACACAGTTCTTTCAATTGCTAGTTGTCGCATCGGTGTATCCTCTTCTAGTTGGAAGATTATTAGCCAAGTCTTTTCCACACATTCCTGTTCCTTGTTGGCTGTGGACAATAACTGGAGGCTTCCTCTTTCTGCCAAATATTTTTCTCAGAAACCTTTCGCAAGTGGCATGGACAAGTGTGCTAACTGTGTTATCCGctaaaattattttcatcacAGTATTTACGTACAGTATCTATCAGTTTCACAAATGGGAGCTTAATTCTTTGAATCAATTGGACGCCAGCACGTTTCCGTCAGCTCTGGGAATCCTTGTAGCTAGCTACTTATCACAGCCTTTTGTCCCTCTGATCGAAGGAAGCATGCGTTACAAGGAAAAGTTTAATTTCCTGATGAACTTATCTTACGGAATAATGACATTACTGAATGTAATCATAGGACTGGTTGCTTACATGTCATTTCATCCCAACACAGCTGAAGTTGTAACAAACAATTTACCAGAGGGCTCATTCCGTAGAGCTGTGAACGTTATGGCAGCCATTTTGTCTTTCACATCCTACACTCTTCCAATGTTCACTATTTTCGAAATCGTTGAGAATTCTAACATCTCTTACCTACCACGTGACTTTGGAAAATCCTTCTTCAGCCCAAGTGTGGTTATTTTTCGAGCATCTTTAATATCTGCTAGTATTGTTTTTGCGGCATCATTTCCTGCGTACACCTATTTCCTGGCTTTTGTTGGCAGCATAGCTGGTATCAGTTTGGAATTTATATTCCCACCGCTGTTTCATATTAAGCTTTATTCACAAGAGTTGTCGTGGAGTAATATAGTTCTAGATGTTGTTGTGTTTTCTGTAGGTGCCTGTGCTTCAGTAACCGGAGCTTATTTTTCTGGTCGCTCCATGATACACACTTATAACCAACCAGTTAAAAACCAGTGTTCATAA